The following proteins are encoded in a genomic region of Bacteroidales bacterium:
- a CDS encoding putative phage abortive infection protein: protein DIVIFRLHYIAFYYGIDENSKKFTINKLIEYNKAEEITNKLIEYKQNLKKEKKINIGRTNQTSLSSYFRNMFNTINFIDKNTILSDEEKHKFIKIYRAQFSDSELFVLYLNVVSRFGIKWKKYDFIINYELIKNIPFDYCDKYPPQDFFKMEYEEDELKKLSGVE, encoded by the coding sequence CGACATTGTTATTTTCCGGTTACATTATATTGCATTTTATTATGGTATTGATGAAAATAGTAAAAAATTTACAATAAATAAATTGATAGAATATAATAAAGCTGAAGAAATTACCAATAAACTTATTGAATATAAGCAAAATCTTAAAAAAGAAAAAAAGATTAATATTGGAAGAACAAATCAAACTAGTTTAAGTAGCTATTTTCGAAATATGTTTAATACAATTAATTTTATTGATAAGAATACTATTTTATCGGATGAAGAAAAACACAAATTCATAAAAATATATAGAGCACAATTTAGCGACTCAGAATTATTTGTTTTGTATCTTAACGTAGTTTCTCGCTTTGGTATAAAGTGGAAAAAATATGATTTTATAATAAATTATGAATTAATAAAAAATATTCCTTTTGATTATTGTGATAAATATCCTCCACAAGATTTTTTCAAAATGGAATATGAAGAAGATGAATTAAAAAAACTTTCGGGTGTAGAGTAA